The Candidatus Rokuibacteriota bacterium genome includes a region encoding these proteins:
- a CDS encoding thiolase family protein, with protein sequence MREVVVLGVGMHPFGRFPDTPLRALAGTAARAALRDAGVGPREVQAAFFANALGGLLTGQESIRGQIALREAGIAGVPVVNVENACASGATAFHQAVLAVSAGACDVALAVGAEKMFVGDTGQTLRALAASADVELTHDMGLQFTAIYAMRIQARLASGSLALRHLAEVTVKSHRHGRLNPYAQHRKDVTAEEVLASRPIAGPIRLLMCSSISDGAAAALLCSAEVARRRARADAIRVLACQLRSGALGAGREGQLSTASRTVQAAYEQAGLGPEDIDMVECHDATSPGELLYYEDLGFCKAGEAARLLEAGDTCHTGRIPFNPSGGLTSRGHPVGATGLAQIAEAVWQLRGEAQGRQIARARVALAQNSGGWLEGDSAAGVATVLAR encoded by the coding sequence GGTTTCCCGACACGCCGCTGCGGGCGCTGGCCGGGACCGCCGCCCGGGCGGCCCTCCGCGACGCCGGCGTCGGCCCGCGGGAGGTGCAGGCCGCGTTCTTCGCCAACGCCCTCGGGGGGCTCCTGACCGGGCAGGAGTCGATCCGCGGCCAGATCGCGCTGCGCGAGGCCGGGATCGCCGGCGTGCCCGTGGTGAATGTCGAGAACGCCTGCGCCAGCGGCGCCACGGCCTTCCACCAGGCTGTCCTCGCGGTGAGTGCCGGGGCCTGCGACGTCGCGCTGGCCGTCGGCGCCGAGAAGATGTTCGTGGGCGACACGGGCCAGACGCTGCGCGCGCTGGCCGCCTCGGCGGACGTGGAGCTGACGCACGACATGGGGCTGCAGTTCACCGCGATCTACGCCATGCGGATCCAGGCGCGGCTGGCGAGCGGGAGCCTCGCCCTGCGTCACCTCGCCGAGGTCACCGTGAAGAGCCACCGGCACGGGCGGCTGAACCCGTACGCGCAGCACCGGAAGGACGTCACGGCCGAGGAAGTCCTCGCCTCGCGCCCGATCGCGGGGCCGATCCGGCTCCTCATGTGCTCGTCGATCAGCGACGGGGCCGCGGCGGCGCTGCTCTGCAGCGCCGAGGTCGCGCGCCGGCGGGCGCGGGCCGACGCCATCCGGGTGCTGGCCTGCCAGCTCCGCTCGGGCGCGCTCGGCGCGGGCCGCGAGGGCCAGCTCTCCACGGCGTCGCGCACCGTCCAGGCCGCCTACGAGCAGGCGGGGCTCGGGCCCGAGGACATCGACATGGTCGAGTGCCACGACGCCACCTCGCCGGGCGAGCTCCTGTACTATGAGGATCTCGGCTTCTGCAAGGCGGGCGAGGCGGCTCGCCTCCTCGAGGCTGGCGACACCTGCCACACGGGGCGGATCCCCTTCAACCCCAGCGGCGGGCTGACCTCCCGCGGCCATCCCGTCGGCGCCACAGGACTCGCGCAGATCGCCGAGGCCGTGTGGCAGCTCCGCGGCGAGGCCCAGGGGCGGCAGATCGCCAGGGCCCGGGTGGCCCTGGCCCAGAACAGCGGCGGGTGGCTCGAGGGGGACTCGGCGGCGGGTGTGGCCACGGTGCTCGCCCGATGA